The following nucleotide sequence is from Leptolyngbya sp. SIO1E4.
GCTCCCAGTGGCCATGCAGCACTCACAAAGGCGTTAGGGGGTAATTTTGATCTGCTCATTCTCGAACTAGATTTGCCTGATCAAGATGGATTGCAAGTCATCGAAGCGCTCCGGGGTCAGGGCGAAACCGTTCCTATCATCATTCTTACGGCGCGAGATGACATTCATGATAAGGTTGCCGGGCTGGAAAGGGGCGCAGATGATTACATGACTAAACCCTTTCGCTTTGAAGAATTGCTGGCCAGAACGAAAGCACGTCTAAGACGCCCCCCTCATATTGCCACTGCTCCTTATGAAAAGGCCTTATGCGTGGCTAATGTGGAGCTTAACTTGCGCACCCGCCGAGTGCGTGTCGGAAATCGGGTGATTAGCTTACCGGCCCGTGAGTTTACGCTCGCAGAAACCTTCTTACGACATCCGGGGCAGGTACTGAGCCGTGAACAGCTGCTAGACCGAATTTGGGGTTATGACTATAGCCCTGGTTCGAACGTTGTAGATGTCTATGTTGGCTATTTGCGCAAAAAGTTGGGGAGAGGGCTCATTGAAACTGTTCGGGGAATGGGATATCGCCTCCGGACCGAATAAGGCAACCCTACCCCAAATCCGTTTCATATACTCTTTTCAAGAGATCTGTTAGGGTGCGTAACGCCAAGGGCGAGGTTGCATCCACAGCAGAGCCAACCCACCGCCAGCGGTCAATGGTGTCAGGAAAAGGGTCTGAAGAATTCAGATTTCGTCTCCCCTGTTCCATCGCACGTGTTCTCCAGAGAGCGGGGGCGATCGCATTGAGGTTGAGACACCTGGCCAGCTGAACAGTTCTTGCAGAGGGCGGTTCATTCTGCCTTTCGCTCTCAATACAGCCCTAAATATCGCCCCCGCTATCCACCCGTTGCAGATTGCAAGGGTGCCGGATTACCGACCAGCACAAATGCGGCCCATGCTAAAGGATTAGCATGGGCTTCCATTGTTTGTAACATGGCCTGTCGGAGTGCTTGAGCCTTA
It contains:
- a CDS encoding response regulator transcription factor, whose amino-acid sequence is MYRILVIEDDSRIATFIQKALNAEDFTAEIAPSGHAALTKALGGNFDLLILELDLPDQDGLQVIEALRGQGETVPIIILTARDDIHDKVAGLERGADDYMTKPFRFEELLARTKARLRRPPHIATAPYEKALCVANVELNLRTRRVRVGNRVISLPAREFTLAETFLRHPGQVLSREQLLDRIWGYDYSPGSNVVDVYVGYLRKKLGRGLIETVRGMGYRLRTE